A section of the Deltaproteobacteria bacterium genome encodes:
- a CDS encoding DUF2141 domain-containing protein translates to MRRLKLFLLFMGLTLSFVSVAYADESAILEVQVEGIKNKKGEVGVALFSSTMGYPTHLEHAYETEWIPYEKGEGSLIFNFEGLPPGDYAVSVLHDTNGNRKVDRTGLGFPKEGVGFSNDQKVTLKAPSFKKSKFPLTAGESKKIVIQLEYRKD, encoded by the coding sequence ATGAGACGCCTAAAATTGTTCTTGTTATTCATGGGGCTCACTCTATCTTTTGTTTCTGTCGCCTATGCCGATGAGTCGGCGATCCTCGAGGTTCAGGTGGAGGGGATCAAAAACAAAAAAGGAGAGGTTGGTGTCGCCCTGTTTTCGAGTACCATGGGATATCCGACCCATCTCGAACATGCCTATGAGACGGAGTGGATCCCCTATGAAAAAGGAGAGGGCAGTTTAATATTTAACTTTGAGGGCCTTCCACCGGGCGACTACGCGGTCTCGGTCCTCCATGACACAAACGGGAATCGAAAGGTGGATCGAACCGGTCTCGGATTTCCCAAAGAAGGAGTCGGTTTCTCAAACGATCAAAAGGTCACATTGAAAGCACCGAGTTTTAAGAAATCGAAATTCCCTCTAACTGCTGGAGAGAGTAAAAAGATCGTGATTCAGCTCGAGTATCGAAAGGATTGA
- the acs gene encoding acetate--CoA ligase has protein sequence MTEGLESLSQEKRLFPPPKEVSDRAWVKNLSAYTKLYEASLKDPEKFWAERAENYFWFKKWDRVLRFDWKDSYRVEWFGGSKTNLSVNALDRHLGKNGDRLAYLWIGNEPGEEKRISYRELFEAVCRFANVLKSHGVKRGDRIAIYLPMIPELPIAMLACARIGAIHSVVFGGFSAESLSDRILDAQCRYLITSDGGFRGNKKIPLKGIADEALKLCESKKLSLEKCFVVRRTGEPVPMQTGRDLWWDKEIASASNSCSAEKMDAEDPLFILYTSGSTGKPKGAVHTTAGYMVYAAESFRDIFDYHPEDLYWCTADIGWITGHTYTLYGPLCAGASSVLFEGIPTYPDPGRFWKIVEKHHVNVLYTAPTAIRSLMREGDQWPAKHNLSSLKILGSVGEPINPEAWIWYHKKIGGGRCPIVDTWWQTETGGILITPLPGAMPTKPGSASLPFFGIEPAILKEDGSECKTNEGGLLIIKKPWPGIMRTVYGQHDRFIETYFTQFPGRYFTGDSARRDEDGYFWLMGRIDDVIKVSGHRIGTAEVESALVAHPSVAEAAVVGIPHEIKGQGIYAFVSLREGFEPSEPLNKELYQHVRKEIGAIATPEKIQFAPALPKTRSGKIMRRILRKIAEEKPDEIGDTTTLADPTVVEQLIKNKQ, from the coding sequence ATGACTGAAGGACTCGAGTCGCTGTCACAGGAAAAACGTCTCTTCCCCCCTCCGAAAGAGGTCTCAGACCGAGCTTGGGTGAAGAACCTCTCGGCCTATACGAAACTTTATGAAGCCTCGCTGAAAGACCCCGAAAAATTCTGGGCCGAAAGGGCCGAGAATTATTTCTGGTTCAAAAAATGGGATCGAGTCCTCCGCTTCGATTGGAAAGATTCGTACCGGGTCGAATGGTTTGGCGGGTCCAAGACGAATCTCTCTGTCAATGCCCTTGATCGTCATCTGGGAAAAAATGGCGATCGACTCGCCTATCTCTGGATCGGCAATGAGCCGGGAGAGGAGAAGAGAATCAGTTATCGTGAGCTTTTTGAAGCAGTTTGTCGATTCGCGAATGTCCTCAAATCCCATGGGGTGAAAAGAGGTGACCGGATCGCGATCTATCTCCCGATGATCCCGGAGTTGCCAATCGCCATGCTCGCCTGCGCCCGGATCGGGGCGATCCATTCGGTCGTCTTCGGAGGATTTTCGGCCGAATCGCTCTCCGACCGGATCCTCGACGCACAATGCCGTTACCTGATCACCTCGGATGGTGGATTTCGTGGGAATAAAAAAATCCCGCTCAAGGGAATCGCCGATGAGGCGCTCAAACTCTGCGAGTCGAAGAAGCTTTCACTGGAAAAATGTTTTGTTGTCCGCCGAACAGGGGAGCCAGTCCCGATGCAAACAGGTCGCGATCTCTGGTGGGATAAGGAAATCGCCTCTGCCTCAAACTCCTGCTCCGCCGAAAAAATGGATGCAGAAGACCCGCTCTTTATTCTCTACACCTCCGGTTCGACAGGAAAGCCCAAAGGGGCGGTTCACACCACGGCAGGATATATGGTCTACGCCGCAGAAAGTTTTCGTGACATCTTCGATTATCATCCTGAAGATCTTTACTGGTGCACCGCTGATATTGGCTGGATCACGGGACATACCTATACCCTCTATGGCCCGCTTTGTGCCGGTGCCAGTTCGGTTCTCTTCGAGGGGATCCCGACCTATCCCGATCCAGGACGGTTTTGGAAAATTGTCGAAAAACACCACGTCAATGTTCTTTATACCGCACCGACCGCGATCCGATCGCTCATGCGCGAAGGGGATCAATGGCCGGCAAAACATAACTTAAGTTCACTAAAAATCCTCGGCTCTGTCGGTGAACCGATCAATCCGGAGGCCTGGATCTGGTACCACAAAAAAATCGGTGGCGGACGTTGCCCGATCGTTGACACCTGGTGGCAGACCGAGACCGGGGGGATCCTGATCACCCCTCTTCCCGGAGCGATGCCAACAAAACCGGGCTCCGCCTCACTCCCCTTCTTCGGCATCGAACCGGCGATCCTGAAGGAAGACGGCAGTGAATGTAAAACGAACGAGGGGGGACTGCTCATCATCAAAAAGCCATGGCCCGGGATTATGCGAACGGTGTACGGGCAGCATGATCGTTTTATTGAGACCTATTTTACCCAATTCCCCGGACGTTATTTCACTGGCGACAGCGCGCGGCGTGATGAAGATGGTTATTTTTGGCTCATGGGGCGGATCGATGATGTAATCAAAGTCTCAGGGCACCGGATCGGTACCGCCGAGGTCGAGAGCGCCCTCGTCGCGCACCCCTCCGTCGCGGAAGCAGCGGTCGTCGGAATCCCCCATGAGATCAAGGGCCAAGGGATCTACGCCTTCGTCTCGCTCCGCGAAGGTTTTGAACCGTCAGAACCCCTCAATAAAGAGCTGTATCAGCATGTCCGCAAAGAGATTGGCGCGATCGCGACACCGGAAAAGATCCAGTTTGCCCCTGCCCTCCCAAAAACGCGTTCGGGCAAGATCATGCGCCGGATCTTGCGAAAGATCGCCGAAGAAAAACCTGACGAAATCGGCGATACAACAACGCTCGCTGATCCAACTGTAGTCGAACAACTGATAAAAAATAAACAATAG
- a CDS encoding YwiC-like family protein → MGFFPRDILLPNEHGAWGMLVTAFLLGWLGAPELSRDPLLLLPAALGGFLTRYPVGIYFKKRRVTRQLGIPLKREKKWFLIYSIFTLLVGLPLLHPLGWWWLLPFTFLATLALALHLTAIIQRKERTLFVEITAMLGISLLAPAAAYAASKQFDWKIFILWILFVLFYTQRIIAIKEKVARRKETGLDIRKVGKRELIYSSLFFLAVILWMRISG, encoded by the coding sequence ATGGGATTCTTCCCTCGAGATATCCTTTTACCGAACGAACATGGTGCCTGGGGGATGCTGGTCACTGCATTTCTCTTGGGCTGGCTCGGGGCCCCCGAACTTTCCCGGGATCCCCTCCTCCTTTTACCCGCGGCGTTAGGGGGCTTTCTCACCCGTTATCCTGTCGGGATCTATTTTAAAAAGAGACGCGTGACCCGTCAGTTAGGTATTCCGTTGAAACGAGAAAAAAAGTGGTTTCTGATTTATTCGATTTTCACACTGCTTGTCGGACTTCCGCTTTTGCATCCACTGGGCTGGTGGTGGCTGCTCCCGTTCACTTTTCTTGCCACCCTCGCCCTGGCCCTTCATCTAACCGCTATTATCCAAAGAAAAGAGCGGACGCTTTTTGTGGAAATCACAGCGATGCTCGGGATCTCCCTGCTCGCCCCAGCCGCTGCCTATGCCGCCTCAAAACAGTTTGATTGGAAAATATTTATCCTCTGGATACTCTTTGTACTCTTCTATACCCAACGGATCATCGCAATCAAAGAGAAGGTGGCGCGACGAAAAGAAACCGGACTGGATATTCGTAAGGTCGGTAAAAGAGAGCTTATCTACTCTTCTCTCTTCTTCCTCGCTGTTATTCTTTGGATGAGGATTTCTGGCTAA
- a CDS encoding TIGR02147 family protein yields MVKKNKEKSPSPNLFEYTDYRRYLADYYQSKKNEKPGFSYRLFSRKAELSSPSYLLDVIKGKKNVEGKSLSGFCKALEFNSRERLYFENLVRFNQATNQETKRYYYEQLLPILQKENGTRLATDQYEYFNHWYAPIIREMVGLENFREDPVWISHRLRRKITPTEAKKTLQLLLDLKMIERDAQGRLKPTVVNLTTPAEVSAISVVKFHEEMLERAKESLGKDAGSKREISSITAALTPTQFRQFKQEIQEFQNKMMQYLENTDPSAPHVYQFNCQLFSLTDLQEGETDVAPQQLKVG; encoded by the coding sequence ATGGTCAAGAAAAACAAAGAAAAATCACCTTCACCGAACCTTTTTGAATACACCGATTATCGCCGCTATCTGGCTGATTACTACCAGTCCAAGAAAAATGAGAAGCCGGGGTTCTCTTATCGGCTCTTTTCGCGCAAGGCCGAGCTCTCCTCCCCCAGCTATCTGCTCGATGTGATCAAAGGGAAGAAAAATGTCGAAGGGAAATCGCTTAGTGGTTTTTGTAAGGCGCTCGAATTCAACTCTCGAGAACGTTTGTATTTCGAGAACCTCGTCCGATTCAATCAGGCAACGAACCAGGAGACAAAACGGTATTACTATGAACAACTCTTGCCGATCCTCCAGAAGGAAAACGGAACCCGCCTCGCCACCGATCAATACGAATATTTCAATCATTGGTACGCCCCGATCATTCGGGAGATGGTCGGTCTTGAAAATTTCCGTGAGGATCCCGTCTGGATCAGCCACCGCTTGAGAAGAAAGATAACGCCGACCGAGGCGAAAAAGACCCTCCAACTGCTGCTCGATCTCAAAATGATCGAGAGAGACGCTCAGGGAAGGCTAAAACCGACTGTCGTGAATCTCACCACACCTGCCGAGGTGTCAGCGATTTCGGTAGTCAAGTTTCACGAGGAGATGTTGGAGCGCGCCAAGGAGTCTCTGGGGAAGGACGCTGGTTCGAAACGCGAGATCTCCAGCATTACAGCAGCCCTCACGCCAACACAATTCCGGCAATTCAAACAGGAGATCCAGGAATTTCAGAATAAGATGATGCAATACCTCGAAAATACCGACCCCAGCGCGCCCCATGTGTATCAGTTTAATTGCCAACTCTTTTCTCTAACCGATCTTCAAGAGGGAGAAACCGATGTTGCTCCGCAACAACTCAAAGTTGGCTAA
- a CDS encoding TIGR00730 family Rossman fold protein → MKPNLKSICVFCGSNVGRNPRFREAARAIGKGVAEKGITGVYGGGGVGLMKVFADSVLGRGGKIIGVIPEMLFQKEVGHAGLTELHRVSSMHERKKMMYDLSDGFIALPGGFGTFEEILEIITWGQLGLHSKPCGVLNIDGYYDAFLTQIEKGTQEALIRPEHRALILIERDPLALLEKMESFQPAHVEKWINEDEV, encoded by the coding sequence ATGAAACCGAATTTAAAAAGCATCTGTGTCTTTTGTGGATCGAATGTGGGTCGCAATCCACGCTTCCGGGAAGCGGCTCGCGCGATAGGAAAAGGCGTTGCGGAGAAAGGGATCACCGGTGTTTATGGCGGTGGCGGCGTGGGACTCATGAAGGTTTTTGCTGATTCTGTTCTGGGAAGAGGGGGAAAAATTATCGGTGTGATCCCGGAGATGCTTTTTCAAAAAGAGGTAGGACATGCAGGGCTGACGGAGCTCCACCGCGTCTCTTCGATGCATGAGAGAAAGAAGATGATGTATGATCTCTCGGACGGGTTCATTGCGCTTCCGGGTGGGTTTGGAACCTTCGAAGAAATTTTGGAGATTATCACATGGGGGCAGTTGGGGCTTCATTCAAAACCGTGTGGGGTTCTGAATATTGACGGATATTATGATGCGTTCCTGACACAGATTGAAAAGGGGACCCAAGAAGCCCTTATCCGTCCCGAACATCGGGCTTTGATTCTTATTGAGAGAGACCCCTTGGCTCTCTTGGAAAAAATGGAATCGTTTCAACCGGCTCATGTTGAGAAGTGGATCAATGAGGATGAGGTATGA
- a CDS encoding DoxX family protein, whose translation MLTKLKAIYEKWLVCTGVLASFFLLLTRINWGWQFVVTGKGKLANPGPVIEFFQGLGIPFPIFNVYLVGLTEFLGGLFLILGLGSRLITIPLAITMFVAYLTADRAAFFSFFTDTDAFVKATPFPFLITVLTVLFFGAGFFSIDRLFGRFVKRRISDHCENSCH comes from the coding sequence ATGTTGACCAAACTTAAAGCAATCTACGAGAAGTGGCTGGTCTGCACTGGTGTGCTCGCGAGTTTCTTTCTCCTACTCACAAGGATCAACTGGGGGTGGCAATTCGTCGTCACCGGCAAGGGGAAGTTGGCCAATCCCGGTCCGGTCATCGAATTCTTTCAGGGACTCGGGATCCCGTTTCCGATCTTCAACGTTTATCTGGTCGGTCTGACGGAATTTTTGGGTGGGCTCTTCTTGATCCTTGGACTCGGATCCCGACTCATCACGATCCCTTTGGCGATCACGATGTTCGTCGCCTATCTGACCGCCGATCGCGCCGCGTTCTTCTCGTTTTTTACCGATACCGATGCCTTTGTGAAGGCGACCCCGTTTCCATTTCTGATTACGGTCCTGACCGTTCTGTTCTTTGGAGCAGGGTTCTTCTCGATCGATCGGTTGTTTGGGAGATTCGTTAAGAGAAGGATCTCTGACCATTGCGAAAATTCGTGTCATTGA
- a CDS encoding SPASM domain-containing protein translates to MNFSRTIFTRRSGDGNCYSCNKNYLETGVFTNWFEEFFETIVIKRHRLYGPRPVDPECQTCLYQPICHSGCPLTREEGKSVDCRIKKEIYAHLTEGGIDPGLFFKIRKRSTSKTIKIARFLDLLLKNRQMTIGEAQRKLQLTDNERDDSLEFIKKLHKEGDLKEGLC, encoded by the coding sequence ATGAATTTCTCCCGAACAATCTTCACGAGGAGATCAGGCGACGGCAACTGTTACTCCTGCAACAAAAACTACCTCGAGACGGGGGTGTTTACGAACTGGTTCGAAGAGTTCTTTGAAACGATAGTGATCAAGAGGCATCGCCTTTACGGACCACGGCCCGTCGATCCGGAGTGTCAAACCTGCCTGTATCAACCGATCTGCCACAGCGGCTGTCCGCTCACACGGGAGGAGGGAAAATCGGTCGATTGCCGGATCAAGAAAGAGATTTATGCGCACCTCACGGAAGGTGGGATCGATCCCGGACTTTTCTTTAAGATTCGGAAAAGATCAACATCGAAGACGATAAAGATTGCAAGATTCCTGGATCTATTATTGAAAAACAGACAGATGACGATTGGAGAGGCCCAAAGAAAGCTTCAGCTCACCGACAACGAGAGGGATGATTCACTCGAATTTATCAAAAAACTGCACAAAGAGGGCGACCTCAAGGAGGGTTTATGTTGA
- a CDS encoding hemolysin III family protein — translation MTTPLLSKDGSTHVTDEVYNTLISSLGAVLSAAGVCFLISLAWKTGQTEKIVAFSIYGFCLVTMFLSSALHHGIDGSPKTNHLLRQLDYFAIFFAIAGTATPLCLILLKNTFGWVMIGLVWALAVIGILFKAIRPNAPRWFMVSFYIGMGWLGLLIVKPIYLALHWEGIFSFILGGLFFTVGGLIYVLEKPNPFPGKFGFHEIWHCFFLAGSASHFYVISLLV, via the coding sequence TTGACAACGCCGCTTTTGAGTAAAGATGGCAGCACCCATGTGACTGATGAGGTCTACAACACGCTGATTTCCTCTCTTGGTGCAGTACTCTCTGCTGCCGGTGTTTGTTTTTTGATCTCTCTCGCCTGGAAGACAGGTCAAACCGAAAAGATCGTTGCCTTTTCTATTTATGGATTTTGTCTTGTGACGATGTTTCTTTCAAGCGCCCTCCACCATGGGATCGATGGCTCTCCGAAAACAAATCATCTCCTTCGCCAACTTGACTACTTTGCCATTTTCTTCGCGATCGCTGGGACGGCGACACCGCTTTGTCTGATCCTTTTGAAGAATACCTTTGGATGGGTCATGATTGGTCTTGTTTGGGCACTCGCAGTGATTGGAATACTCTTCAAGGCGATCCGTCCCAATGCGCCGCGTTGGTTCATGGTCTCTTTTTATATCGGCATGGGATGGCTGGGTCTTTTGATTGTCAAACCGATTTATTTGGCGCTCCACTGGGAGGGGATTTTTTCTTTCATCCTGGGAGGGCTCTTTTTTACCGTGGGAGGGTTGATCTACGTTTTGGAAAAACCAAACCCTTTCCCCGGCAAGTTCGGCTTCCATGAGATTTGGCACTGCTTCTTCTTGGCCGGCTCCGCGAGTCATTTTTATGTGATCAGCTTGCTTGTGTAA
- a CDS encoding DedA family protein: MSFDAFIDFCISLFKTLLEIFLHLDVHLNEWLGIFGPWIYLLIFLIIFCETGLVVTPFLPGDSLLFALGAMAATEQSVLKISWLVPLLFLAAVIGDAANYSIGRRVGPRIFNRKESWWLNKKHLLATEAFYEKHGGKTIVIARFMPIIRTFAPFVAGIGIMRYRRFAIFNVTGALLWVLVFLLGGYYFGNIPGVKKNFEFVIVGIIFVSFLPLGYRILKARFA, encoded by the coding sequence ATGAGTTTCGATGCCTTCATTGATTTCTGCATCAGTTTGTTTAAGACCCTCCTTGAGATCTTCCTCCATCTCGACGTTCATTTAAATGAATGGTTAGGGATTTTTGGCCCCTGGATCTATCTTCTGATCTTCCTGATAATTTTTTGCGAAACCGGTCTGGTGGTGACCCCTTTTTTGCCGGGTGATTCTCTTCTATTTGCCCTCGGTGCGATGGCGGCGACAGAGCAGTCTGTATTGAAAATCAGTTGGCTTGTTCCTCTCCTTTTTTTAGCGGCTGTCATCGGGGATGCGGCAAATTACTCGATCGGTCGTCGTGTTGGGCCCAGGATTTTTAATCGCAAAGAAAGTTGGTGGCTCAATAAAAAGCATCTCTTGGCGACGGAGGCGTTCTACGAGAAGCATGGAGGGAAGACGATCGTGATTGCCCGCTTCATGCCGATCATCCGGACCTTTGCCCCTTTTGTTGCCGGGATTGGTATTATGCGGTATAGGCGTTTTGCAATTTTTAATGTTACCGGTGCCCTCTTGTGGGTCCTTGTTTTTCTGCTGGGAGGTTATTATTTCGGCAATATTCCAGGTGTGAAGAAAAACTTCGAGTTTGTGATTGTTGGCATTATTTTTGTTTCTTTTCTTCCCCTTGGGTACCGGATTTTGAAGGCGCGATTTGCTTAG
- a CDS encoding nucleoside deaminase encodes MKSSDEFFMKHALREAEKAFNKDEVPIGAVAVYEGKIIGRAHNIRETTQDPLGHAEILLLKKVSKKLKSWRLNGVTIYVTLEPCLMCMGALLQVRIDRLVFGATAPNSGVGDHQIEVSTDVLAADSKKLLKHFFQILRKPK; translated from the coding sequence ATGAAATCCTCTGATGAATTTTTTATGAAACATGCGCTCCGTGAGGCGGAAAAGGCCTTTAATAAGGATGAAGTGCCAATTGGTGCCGTTGCCGTTTATGAGGGGAAAATTATCGGGCGAGCCCACAATATTCGTGAGACGACACAGGACCCACTAGGCCATGCCGAGATCCTGCTTCTCAAAAAGGTCTCCAAGAAACTCAAGAGCTGGAGGCTGAATGGGGTCACGATTTACGTAACACTCGAGCCATGTCTCATGTGCATGGGGGCGCTGCTTCAGGTGAGAATCGATCGACTGGTTTTTGGAGCAACGGCTCCGAATTCAGGGGTGGGGGATCATCAGATCGAAGTATCGACAGATGTTTTGGCGGCGGATTCAAAGAAATTGTTGAAACATTTTTTCCAAATCCTTAGAAAACCAAAATGA
- a CDS encoding mercury transporter MerT, with the protein MQLSRLTAIGAGVTAFLGSCCALPLMLLGLTGTIGFASAFVPYQKYFTVATFALLGTAFYLVYGRKPTTCENPNLCNPKTQGITKWILWISTLLAIIFLIGPYLIAKFMR; encoded by the coding sequence ATGCAACTCTCTCGACTCACCGCTATCGGCGCCGGCGTGACCGCCTTTCTCGGTTCGTGTTGCGCCCTGCCCCTTATGCTCCTCGGACTCACCGGAACCATCGGTTTCGCCTCGGCCTTTGTCCCGTATCAGAAATATTTTACCGTCGCGACATTCGCCCTCCTGGGAACCGCATTTTACCTTGTTTACGGACGAAAGCCGACAACCTGCGAAAATCCAAATCTTTGCAACCCGAAGACCCAAGGGATCACAAAATGGATCCTCTGGATTTCGACCCTCCTCGCGATAATCTTCTTGATCGGACCTTATTTAATTGCGAAATTCATGAGATAA